In Campylobacter sp. RM16189, the DNA window TCTTGCCGCTTCCCGTAGGGCCTGTCACAAGTATAAATCCGCGGTTTACAGTATTACAAAGCTTTTCAAGAACAGGTGGCAAAAATAGATCTTGCATATTTGGGATTTTGGTTGGTATTGTTCTAAACACCATAGAAACACCATCTATTTGAAAAAAGGCATTAGCACGAAAACGATAATCTTCATTTAATTTATACGTAAAATCTACACTTTTTTTAGCAACTAGATTATCAAAATTTGTTCTTAGAATCTCTTTAGTAAGAGCTAGCGTGTCATCATAGCTCAACACTTCATCGCTCATCTTGTAAATTTCACCGTTATATCTAGCTCTCACGGCTCCATTTGCTTTAATATGTAGGTCGCTTCCACCTTTTGAAACAAGCTCTATAAGATAGGCATCAAGCTTATCTCTTTGCAAGCGCCCAGGATCTAAAATTTCTTCATTTTGTAAACTTTCCATATTAAGTTCCAAATTTTATTCTTGCTTTAACGCCTTCATTATATCGTCATAAGCCTGCAAAAACTGTTTAAGACCATCGCTTAAAAGCTCTTTATATACCCTATTCATATCTATGCCGGCTCTAGAGACAACCTCAAAAAACCTCTCTATACTATCCTCGCTAACCGCCTCTTTAGGCTCGCTCTTTTGCTTTATAAAAGCCTTAATGGTATCAAGCGGAGCTGTATTTATAGAGTTTTCATACATCAGCTCTCTTATATAATAATCTTTTCTTAAATCATCTCCTTTTACGCCAGTACTTGCAAAAAGTGCTCTAACATTTTCTAAATTTCTATTTTGTATGATTGTGTAAATTTTAGTAGCATTCATTATACCTATTTGTCCGGCAGGAAGAGATTTTTCTCGCATCACTTCATCAAGAAGCCTATCAAATCTGCTTACAAATATACTTATTACACCCTTTGGATTTTTTGTATTTGGGAATTTTTTTTGATACTCTTTGGTGCCTATTTCAAAAGCATCAAGGCACTTAATAGCCTGATCTGGAGAAAATATAAGAGTGGCATTTACAGGAATTCCTCTAGCCATCAAAGCGCTCATAGCATCAAACCCTGCATTGGTAGCAGGAATTTTAATCATAACATTTGGCATCATAACCGTATTAAACAGCTTAACTCCTTCTTCGATAGTGCCTTGCGTATCGTTGCATAAGTTTGGATCTACTTCGATACTAACGAATCCATCATCGTCATTGGCATAGTTTTGAATAAGCCTATCTGCAGCGATTTTAATATCCTGCACGGCTAAAATTTCATAAATTTGCTTCTCATGTCTTCTTTCATTCTCTTTAATTGTGCTCTTATAAGCAGGAGAGGTCAAAAAGGCTGATTTAAATATAGCGGGATTTGAAGTTGCTCCATTTATAGTATTGGAATTTATAAGTTTTACAAATTCATTATCTAAAAAATCTCGCTCTATAAAATCACACCAAAGTGAAAATTTAACATCATTATTAAACATATTCTCTCCCTATACTAGTTTTATAATCTCTCTTAGATCTTTTGTATCCACGCAATGAGTGGCTTTGGCTCTTAAAATCTCTTTTGCGCAAAAGGCTATTTTTATATTCGAGTGCTCAAACATCGATAGATCGTTAGCTCCATCTCCCACGCTCATAGTTTCTTCCTTGCTAATACCAAGCAGGCTTTGCAGGCTTTGCATCATAATTCCTTTGGAAAAGCCAAACATCATCTCGCCACCAACAAGCCCAGTAAGTCTACCGTCTTTATGGTGTAAAATATTGGCAAAAGATGCGTCAAATTTAAGCTTCTTTTGCGCCCTATCCGTGCCGGAATGAAATCCGCCACTAAAGACTACAACTTTTATGCCTTTACTTTTTAAATGATCTATAAGATCAAAAGCACCGTTCATAAGCGGTAAATTTTCACAAATTTCATCAACAATAGAAAGCTCAAGACCCTTTAAATAAGCAACTCTTTTAGTAAGACTCTCGAAAAAATCAAGCTCTCCAGCCATAGCCATCTTGGTTATCTTACTTACCTCATCGCCTACCTTGCAAGCCTCCGCCAAAAAATCTATAGTCTCTCCATCCATAAGCGTGGAGTCAAAATCAAATACACAAAGCTTTATCAATTTATAACCTTTTAAAAATCACGCTTTAAAAGAGCTTCGACTTTTAAAATCGTAAGTATATTTTGATCTCTTTTGCCTATGCCGTATATCATACCCTTGTCTTTAATCAAAGTCTCAGGCGGCGGATCTATCCTATTTCTTTTTATCCTAATGGCTTCCGTTAGCCTGTCTATGACAAAGCCTGCCACATTTTCCTCATCTTTCATTACTATGTACCTAGTGCTTGGGCCAGGCTTAACCGAGCCAAGAGCGAATTTCTTTCTTAAATCTATAAGAGGGATAACGCTTCCTCTTAGATTAAATACGCCTAGGACATAATCTGGAACGCTTGGCACGCGAGTATACTCAATAGGCTTAATAATCTCTTTTATATTTAAAATAGGTATAGCATACTCCTCTTCGCCTACGATAAACCCGACAAGCTGGATTACTTCGTCTCTATCCTTCTCGCTTGGATCAGCCATCTGTTTTTTTTGTCTTTTTAGAACCTGATTTAATTTGTCATTCATGTTCTATCCTATCAATTTAATATTTTTTCTAACTACGTTTTCAAGGTATTCTGACGAATACGGCTTGGTTATGTATTCAGTCATTCCCACCTCAACACCTCTTAGTCTATCAGTCTTTGAAGTCCTGGAAGTAACAG includes these proteins:
- the serB gene encoding phosphoserine phosphatase SerB codes for the protein MIKLCVFDFDSTLMDGETIDFLAEACKVGDEVSKITKMAMAGELDFFESLTKRVAYLKGLELSIVDEICENLPLMNGAFDLIDHLKSKGIKVVVFSGGFHSGTDRAQKKLKFDASFANILHHKDGRLTGLVGGEMMFGFSKGIMMQSLQSLLGISKEETMSVGDGANDLSMFEHSNIKIAFCAKEILRAKATHCVDTKDLREIIKLV
- a CDS encoding chemotaxis protein CheW, translating into MNDKLNQVLKRQKKQMADPSEKDRDEVIQLVGFIVGEEEYAIPILNIKEIIKPIEYTRVPSVPDYVLGVFNLRGSVIPLIDLRKKFALGSVKPGPSTRYIVMKDEENVAGFVIDRLTEAIRIKRNRIDPPPETLIKDKGMIYGIGKRDQNILTILKVEALLKRDF
- a CDS encoding transaldolase, with translation MFNNDVKFSLWCDFIERDFLDNEFVKLINSNTINGATSNPAIFKSAFLTSPAYKSTIKENERRHEKQIYEILAVQDIKIAADRLIQNYANDDDGFVSIEVDPNLCNDTQGTIEEGVKLFNTVMMPNVMIKIPATNAGFDAMSALMARGIPVNATLIFSPDQAIKCLDAFEIGTKEYQKKFPNTKNPKGVISIFVSRFDRLLDEVMREKSLPAGQIGIMNATKIYTIIQNRNLENVRALFASTGVKGDDLRKDYYIRELMYENSINTAPLDTIKAFIKQKSEPKEAVSEDSIERFFEVVSRAGIDMNRVYKELLSDGLKQFLQAYDDIMKALKQE